The following proteins are co-located in the Amycolatopsis tolypomycina genome:
- a CDS encoding leucine-rich repeat domain-containing protein: MTSLDLSDQGLTSVPSLPGYLTRLDLYKNSISEVPGSLWSLTGLRVLNLAANRISSLPPGISALTSLHTLDLAHNRFESLPDELGELAGLTEYLYVSDNRLTKFPAAWCRLGKLRYLGCTDNRLTSLPSDLSGFASLRELRLYRNELTALPESIGALGALRELHLRGNRLTSLPSSIGSLGELRQLDLRENALTTLPASLAGLSKLDKLDLRWNKQLREPAWLRDFEEAGCMVLR, translated from the coding sequence ATGACGTCACTGGATCTGAGCGATCAGGGCCTGACGTCGGTGCCTTCCCTGCCGGGTTACCTCACGCGGCTCGACCTGTACAAGAACTCGATCTCGGAGGTGCCGGGGTCGCTGTGGTCGCTGACCGGGTTGCGCGTGCTGAACCTCGCGGCGAACCGGATTTCCTCGTTGCCGCCGGGTATCTCGGCGCTGACGTCGTTGCACACGCTGGACCTGGCGCACAACCGGTTCGAGTCCCTGCCGGACGAGCTGGGCGAGCTGGCCGGGCTCACCGAGTACCTGTACGTCAGCGACAACCGGCTCACGAAGTTCCCGGCGGCCTGGTGCCGGCTGGGCAAGCTGCGGTACCTGGGGTGCACGGACAACCGGCTCACTTCGCTGCCGTCGGACCTGTCGGGGTTCGCTTCCCTGCGCGAACTGCGGCTGTACCGCAACGAGCTGACCGCGCTGCCCGAGTCGATCGGCGCGCTGGGTGCGTTGCGAGAGCTGCACTTGCGCGGCAACCGGCTCACTTCGCTGCCGTCGTCGATCGGGTCGCTGGGTGAGCTGCGTCAGCTGGACCTGCGGGAGAACGCCTTGACGACGTTGCCGGCGTCGCTCGCCGGTCTGTCCAAACTGGACAAACTGGATCTGCGGTGGAACAAGCAGCTGCGGGAGCCGGCGTGGCTGCGCGACTTCGAGGAGGCGGGGTGCATGGTCCTTCGCTGA
- a CDS encoding VanW family protein, giving the protein MPAAAEPPAAAEPPAAAEPPAAAEPPAAAEPPAADEVPAADEVPAPAELPAADEPPTADEPPTADEPPAADEVPAPAAEVAEPVHAGAPAWPAVGEAPTAVVASPAVAEWPPVVPAPAPDNAATDLFSDDLLGELLENPAPPPAPETPARKLRQGLARAMMAVGLALGLFVILYVVDLLVSAGDVPRGVTVAGVEVGGLSHAEAEAKLRKELEPRLIRPVAIHGGDVQAELVPSRSGLGLDWPNTLGLAGHQPLSPITRIMSFFSSREVGVATRTDQNRLDEAVRELAAGKLNHPATEGSVGFSPLPGSDGGVTAFPILPRQGQQLLDVAGAVHTLTDHWLDPGGVKLAMAITPVRATAAGVQAAYRQIVVPAVAKPVIVHGEGKDVPLKPAAIASSFQFAVVEGGAVEVRVDQGKLQAALKDELAGTETEGKDAQIVFTGDQPTVEPSEDARKVDWEKTFLPLIDVLKKTDGRDLPVVYSASTPSVTTDAASALGIKEVVGEFTTGGLAGPAATNNQTLAASVNGAIVKPGETFSLGARSGPRTAGNGYVPAPVDEDGTGLTVVGGGVSQLASTLYNAAYLAGLSDAGHLPHDHYLDRYPAGRDAKAIDAGGNPVELKLTNDAPTGIAIQATVSGDSVTVRIWGTRHFRVEGQTGPRTPGIPPPIQFGPSGTEPCQPSIGSPGFSVTDTRVLYDLASGAEVRRTSQTTTYGPRPTVLC; this is encoded by the coding sequence CTGCCGGCAGCGGCTGAGCCGCCGGCAGCGGCTGAGCCGCCGGCAGCGGCTGAGCCGCCGGCAGCGGCTGAGCCGCCGGCAGCGGCTGAGCCGCCGGCAGCGGACGAGGTGCCGGCAGCGGACGAGGTGCCTGCGCCGGCTGAGCTGCCGGCCGCGGACGAGCCGCCGACAGCGGACGAGCCGCCGACAGCGGACGAGCCGCCGGCAGCGGACGAGGTGCCTGCGCCGGCTGCCGAGGTCGCCGAGCCCGTGCACGCCGGTGCTCCCGCCTGGCCCGCCGTCGGTGAGGCGCCCACCGCCGTTGTTGCCTCGCCCGCTGTTGCCGAGTGGCCGCCCGTTGTTCCTGCTCCTGCCCCCGACAACGCCGCCACCGATCTGTTCTCCGATGATCTGCTCGGTGAGCTGCTCGAAAATCCCGCGCCGCCGCCTGCTCCGGAGACTCCTGCGCGGAAGCTGCGTCAGGGGCTTGCTCGGGCCATGATGGCCGTCGGGCTTGCGCTGGGGCTCTTTGTCATCCTCTATGTCGTCGATCTCCTTGTCAGTGCCGGGGATGTGCCGCGGGGGGTGACCGTTGCCGGGGTCGAGGTCGGGGGGCTCAGTCATGCCGAGGCCGAAGCGAAGCTGCGGAAAGAGCTCGAACCGCGGCTGATCCGGCCCGTTGCCATCCACGGTGGGGATGTCCAGGCCGAACTCGTGCCGTCGCGGTCGGGGCTGGGGCTCGACTGGCCGAACACCCTCGGGCTCGCCGGGCACCAGCCGCTCAGTCCGATCACGCGGATCATGTCCTTCTTCAGCAGCCGGGAGGTCGGGGTGGCCACGCGCACCGACCAGAACCGGCTCGACGAGGCCGTGCGCGAGCTCGCCGCGGGCAAGCTGAACCACCCCGCCACCGAAGGCTCGGTCGGGTTCAGCCCCTTGCCCGGCAGCGACGGCGGTGTCACCGCCTTCCCGATCCTGCCGCGGCAGGGCCAGCAGCTGCTCGACGTGGCCGGCGCCGTCCACACCCTCACCGACCACTGGCTCGACCCCGGCGGGGTCAAGCTGGCCATGGCGATCACGCCCGTGCGGGCGACCGCCGCCGGGGTGCAGGCCGCCTACCGGCAGATCGTCGTGCCCGCCGTGGCGAAGCCCGTCATCGTGCACGGTGAAGGCAAGGACGTGCCGCTGAAGCCCGCGGCGATCGCCTCCTCCTTCCAGTTCGCCGTCGTCGAGGGCGGGGCCGTCGAGGTCCGTGTCGACCAGGGCAAGCTGCAGGCCGCCCTCAAGGACGAGCTCGCGGGCACCGAGACCGAGGGCAAGGACGCCCAGATCGTCTTCACCGGCGACCAGCCGACGGTCGAGCCCTCCGAAGACGCCCGCAAGGTGGACTGGGAGAAGACCTTCCTCCCCCTGATCGACGTGCTCAAGAAGACCGACGGGCGGGATCTCCCCGTGGTCTACAGCGCGTCGACACCCAGCGTGACCACCGACGCCGCCAGCGCGCTCGGCATCAAGGAGGTCGTCGGCGAGTTCACCACCGGCGGTCTGGCCGGCCCGGCCGCGACGAACAACCAGACGCTCGCCGCCAGCGTGAACGGCGCGATCGTCAAGCCCGGCGAGACCTTCAGCCTCGGTGCCCGCTCCGGCCCGCGCACCGCCGGCAACGGCTACGTGCCCGCCCCGGTCGACGAGGACGGCACCGGCCTGACCGTGGTCGGCGGCGGCGTCTCCCAGCTGGCGTCCACTTTGTACAACGCCGCCTACCTCGCCGGCCTGTCAGACGCCGGCCACCTGCCACACGACCACTACCTCGACCGCTACCCCGCCGGCCGCGACGCCAAGGCCATCGACGCCGGCGGCAACCCCGTCGAGCTCAAGCTGACCAACGACGCGCCCACCGGCATCGCCATCCAGGCCACGGTCTCCGGCGACTCCGTGACGGTCCGGATCTGGGGCACCCGGCACTTCCGCGTCGAAGGCCAGACCGGACCCCGGACACCCGGAATCCCGCCGCCGATCCAGTTCGGCCCCAGCGGAACCGAGCCGTGCCAGCCGTCGATCGGTTCACCCGGCTTCAGCGTCACCGACACGCGCGTGCTCTACGACCTCGCCTCCGGCGCAGAAGTCCGCCGGACGTCGCAGACGACGACCTACGGTCCGCGTCCGACCGTTCTCTGTTGA
- a CDS encoding GroES family chaperonin, protein MQAVSDGPKLEIQMLHDRVLVRLSPEEGERRSSGGIVIPATAQVARRLAWGDVLGVGNSVRNVKTGDRVLFNPEDQLEVEIQGEGHLVMRERDIHAVATERTEHGTGLYL, encoded by the coding sequence ATGCAGGCCGTGTCTGACGGGCCGAAACTCGAAATCCAGATGCTGCACGACCGGGTACTCGTGCGGCTGTCGCCGGAAGAGGGAGAGCGCCGCAGCAGCGGCGGCATCGTGATCCCCGCAACGGCGCAGGTCGCGCGGCGGCTCGCGTGGGGTGATGTACTGGGCGTGGGCAACAGTGTGCGAAACGTCAAGACCGGGGACCGCGTGCTCTTCAACCCCGAGGACCAGCTCGAGGTCGAGATCCAGGGCGAGGGGCACCTGGTGATGCGCGAACGCGACATCCACGCGGTGGCGACCGAGCGGACCGAGCACGGGACGGGGCTTTACCTGTAG
- a CDS encoding NHL domain-containing thioredoxin family protein — MRAPELRGDVWLNTGDRPLTLAELRGRIVLLDFWTSGCINCLHVLDELRPLEAEFADVLVTIGVHSPKFLHEGERASIEAAVRRYDVHHPVVNDPKMELWSQYAVRAWPTLVVVDPEGYVVHVAAGEGHEEALRRVIADLVTKHEAKGTLRRGGSPYVPVEEQPGELRFPSKAVATAEGRVLVADTGHHAIVEFASDGETVIRRFGSGARGGQDGPFDIATFAEPSGIALLPYDIAERVGYHAVVADTAGHRLRGLDLIIGEVTTVAGTGAQWRSGPDSGKGVAVDLTSPWDVAWWGPAGGVVVAMAGNHTLSVFDPVGGTIRRFAGTTVEGLRDGDAGEAFFAQTSGLAVDGDKLWLVDAETSALRWIEPDGESFTVHTAIGVDLFSFGHTDGPADEALLQHPLGLAALPGDKIAIADTYNGAVRSFDVFTREVTTIATGLAEPQGLLLHDGELLVVESAGNRIAPVDSSSGPTVVTGDAHAVRRPPTVLAPGEIDFSVLFTAPPGEKLDDRFGPSTRLEISASPPSLLADGGGTGTDLNRKIRLAEGVTEGVLQVVAQAASCDDGGEHPACRITRQDWGVPIRIEDGGTSELTLVMAGEPRTGG; from the coding sequence GTGCGTGCCCCCGAGCTGCGCGGCGACGTCTGGCTGAACACCGGCGACCGCCCCCTGACCCTCGCCGAGCTGCGCGGGCGCATCGTGCTGCTGGACTTCTGGACCAGCGGCTGCATCAACTGCCTGCACGTGCTCGACGAGCTGCGTCCGCTCGAAGCCGAGTTCGCCGACGTGCTGGTCACCATCGGCGTCCACTCGCCGAAGTTCCTGCACGAGGGCGAGCGCGCCTCGATCGAAGCCGCCGTCCGCCGTTACGACGTGCACCACCCCGTGGTCAACGACCCGAAGATGGAGCTGTGGTCGCAGTACGCGGTCCGCGCGTGGCCGACGCTCGTCGTCGTCGACCCCGAGGGGTACGTCGTGCACGTCGCCGCGGGCGAAGGGCACGAAGAGGCGCTTCGCCGCGTCATCGCGGACCTCGTGACGAAGCACGAAGCCAAGGGCACGCTGCGTCGCGGCGGCAGCCCGTACGTGCCGGTCGAGGAGCAGCCCGGCGAGCTGCGGTTCCCGAGCAAGGCCGTCGCCACCGCCGAGGGACGCGTCCTGGTCGCCGACACCGGACACCACGCGATCGTCGAGTTCGCTTCGGACGGCGAGACCGTCATCCGCCGCTTCGGCAGCGGCGCCCGCGGCGGCCAGGACGGGCCGTTCGACATCGCCACCTTCGCCGAGCCGTCGGGCATCGCGCTGCTGCCGTACGACATCGCCGAGCGCGTCGGCTACCACGCCGTCGTCGCCGACACGGCCGGGCACCGGCTGCGCGGCCTGGACCTGATCATCGGCGAGGTGACGACGGTCGCCGGCACCGGCGCGCAGTGGCGCAGCGGCCCGGACTCGGGCAAGGGCGTCGCGGTCGACCTCACCAGCCCGTGGGACGTCGCCTGGTGGGGCCCGGCCGGTGGGGTCGTCGTCGCCATGGCGGGCAACCACACGCTGAGCGTGTTCGACCCGGTCGGCGGCACGATCCGCCGCTTCGCCGGGACGACCGTCGAAGGCCTTCGCGACGGCGACGCCGGCGAAGCGTTCTTCGCGCAGACGTCCGGCCTGGCCGTCGACGGCGACAAGCTGTGGCTCGTCGACGCGGAGACGTCGGCGCTGCGCTGGATCGAGCCCGACGGCGAGTCGTTCACCGTGCACACCGCGATCGGCGTCGACCTGTTCTCCTTCGGCCACACCGACGGCCCGGCCGACGAGGCGCTGCTCCAGCACCCGCTGGGCCTCGCCGCGCTGCCCGGCGACAAGATCGCGATCGCCGACACCTACAACGGCGCGGTCCGCAGCTTCGACGTCTTCACCCGCGAGGTGACCACGATCGCCACCGGGCTCGCCGAGCCGCAGGGGCTGCTGCTGCACGACGGCGAGCTGCTGGTCGTCGAGTCGGCGGGCAACCGGATCGCCCCGGTCGACTCGTCCTCTGGGCCGACGGTCGTCACCGGCGACGCGCACGCCGTGCGCCGCCCGCCGACGGTGCTCGCGCCGGGCGAGATCGACTTTTCGGTGCTGTTCACGGCCCCACCCGGCGAGAAGCTCGACGACCGCTTCGGCCCGTCGACGCGGCTCGAGATCAGCGCGTCACCGCCGTCCCTGCTGGCCGACGGCGGCGGGACCGGCACGGACCTGAACCGCAAGATCCGTCTCGCCGAGGGCGTCACGGAGGGCGTGCTGCAGGTGGTGGCGCAGGCCGCGAGCTGCGATGACGGCGGCGAGCACCCGGCGTGCCGGATCACCCGGCAGGACTGGGGCGTCCCGATCCGGATCGAGGACGGCGGCACGAGCGAATTGACCCTGGTCATGGCCGGTGAGCCGCGGACCGGCGGGTAA